The following are from one region of the Geoalkalibacter subterraneus genome:
- a CDS encoding KamA family radical SAM protein, with translation MQQEWQQQLRQFVNTTESLEKFVNLTDAERKALEDNRTTWGTTPYFASLMDPDDPNCPIRKQVIPSPQEKVNKYGKTDYLMWKENRATEEVRPDSIARQYEDRVAFTVTQNCGVYCRHCFRKELVVDGDLSFDFNVDDGLRWIADHPKVRDVLVTGGDPFLLSDEKLDYLISKLREIDHVQMIRFGSRAPIVLPQRITPGLKKVLGGFHKVPIWVNTQCNHPKELTEETARGVYDLLSCGVNVGNQAVLLKGINDDVETFRELHQKLLRVRIRPYYVFYCEPAPGIDHFRTPVEKGAELIRDALRGHTTGLAQPMYVIATNIGKIPLMPDYYIVGHDDKEYTLRNHKGQTTTIPNVPE, from the coding sequence ATGCAGCAAGAATGGCAGCAGCAGTTGCGCCAATTCGTCAACACCACTGAATCTCTCGAAAAATTCGTCAACCTCACAGACGCAGAACGCAAAGCGCTGGAGGATAACAGGACCACCTGGGGCACGACACCCTATTTCGCTTCGCTGATGGACCCCGACGATCCCAATTGTCCGATCCGCAAGCAGGTCATCCCCTCTCCCCAGGAGAAGGTCAATAAATACGGCAAAACCGACTACCTGATGTGGAAGGAAAACCGCGCCACGGAAGAGGTGCGCCCTGACAGCATCGCGCGTCAGTACGAAGATCGCGTGGCTTTCACCGTCACCCAGAACTGCGGCGTTTACTGCCGTCACTGCTTCCGCAAGGAGCTGGTAGTCGACGGCGATCTGAGCTTCGACTTCAACGTGGACGACGGTCTGCGCTGGATCGCCGACCATCCTAAGGTGCGCGACGTCCTGGTGACGGGCGGCGACCCGTTTCTGCTCTCTGACGAAAAGCTCGACTACCTGATCAGCAAACTGCGCGAGATCGACCATGTACAGATGATTCGCTTCGGTTCACGTGCGCCGATTGTGCTTCCGCAACGCATCACACCGGGGCTCAAGAAGGTACTGGGCGGTTTCCACAAGGTGCCGATCTGGGTCAACACCCAGTGCAACCACCCCAAGGAGCTGACTGAAGAGACCGCGCGCGGCGTGTACGATCTGCTCTCCTGCGGCGTCAACGTCGGCAACCAGGCCGTCCTGCTCAAGGGGATCAACGACGATGTGGAGACCTTCCGCGAGCTGCATCAGAAGCTTCTGCGCGTGCGCATCCGCCCCTACTACGTGTTCTACTGCGAACCGGCGCCGGGCATCGACCACTTCCGTACGCCGGTGGAAAAAGGCGCGGAGCTGATCCGCGACGCCCTGCGCGGACACACGACCGGGCTTGCGCAGCCCATGTACGTCATCGCCACCAACATCGGCAAGATCCCGCTGATGCCCGATTACTACATCGTGGGGCACGATGACAAGGAATACACCCTGCGCAACCATAAGGGCCAGACTACGACCATTCCCAACGTGCCTGAATAA
- a CDS encoding sensor histidine kinase codes for MEKLWRKILWIEGGAFAVIIGFIWLNEYLDLPHVLFKAPLTPFNFTEALFETALIVVLGGSATIYTMVLAGRLQKSDREKNRLLEVIAHDLRSPFTTLLGNTELLQNPPEDLSEEDRATLISDVHQSAANTFQMLENLLNWARLRRQHAAPEPELIEARELIDEIVNDLADQWRDKEVTITNNLENDTRIFADPTELRSILRNLISNAIKFSRPQGKVELTGRKRGGKTRIEVIDHGVGLTRKEQKLLMSKYFAFSKRGTRGEKGSGIGLMLVRELTRRNGGTLKLRSAPDKGSVFTLQLPRTVRRPPKVEKKKKRNTSAKSAANPPGEA; via the coding sequence ATGGAAAAACTGTGGAGAAAAATTTTATGGATCGAGGGCGGTGCTTTCGCCGTGATTATCGGCTTTATCTGGCTCAATGAATATCTGGATCTGCCCCACGTGCTGTTCAAGGCCCCGCTGACCCCCTTCAATTTTACCGAAGCTCTGTTTGAGACCGCGCTGATTGTCGTTCTGGGCGGCAGCGCCACCATTTATACCATGGTGCTGGCCGGGCGTCTTCAGAAGTCGGACAGGGAGAAGAATCGGCTGCTTGAAGTCATCGCCCACGATCTGCGAAGCCCCTTTACTACCTTGCTCGGTAACACCGAACTGCTTCAGAACCCCCCTGAGGATCTCTCCGAAGAAGACCGCGCGACACTGATTTCCGATGTCCACCAAAGCGCCGCAAACACTTTCCAGATGCTTGAGAATCTTTTGAACTGGGCCCGCTTGCGTCGCCAGCACGCAGCCCCTGAACCGGAATTGATCGAGGCGCGGGAGCTGATCGATGAGATCGTCAATGACCTCGCCGATCAATGGCGCGATAAAGAGGTCACCATCACCAACAACCTGGAGAATGACACGCGCATATTTGCCGACCCCACCGAGTTGCGCTCCATCCTGCGCAACCTGATCAGCAATGCGATCAAATTTTCGCGACCCCAGGGCAAGGTTGAACTGACCGGTCGCAAGCGCGGCGGCAAAACGCGTATCGAGGTGATCGACCATGGCGTCGGCCTCACCCGCAAAGAACAGAAATTGCTGATGAGCAAGTATTTTGCCTTCTCCAAGCGTGGAACGAGGGGAGAGAAGGGCAGCGGCATCGGCCTGATGCTGGTGCGGGAGCTGACCCGCCGCAACGGCGGCACGCTGAAGCTGCGCAGCGCGCCGGATAAGGGCTCGGTGTTTACCCTGCAACTGCCACGGACGGTGCGCCGCCCACCCAAGGTAGAGAAGAAAAAGAAACGAAATACCTCAGCCAAATCTGCAGCTAATCCGCCCGGAGAAGCGTAA